One genomic segment of Stigmatella erecta includes these proteins:
- the nuoD gene encoding NADH dehydrogenase (quinone) subunit D codes for MSEHPKPEDLNPDTDAYAHESELESHLQTKRMYINMGPSHPATHGTVRMRVELEGETIIKADPEIGFLHRGFQKSCENVTWTQCLPYTDRLNYVSALMNNFGFLNAVEKLIGLEIPERAQYIRVIGSELHRMQDHITSVGATGLELGGFAPFLLALEGRELIMDRVSELTGARLTTSYGRVGGLNRDLPEGWIEKVLKSLDKIQEVMVEVKALVLRNRIFVDRMKDTGVINAEDALDFGFTGPALRGSGVDYDVRKAKPYWVYDRFDFDIPVGEKGDNYDRFLVRLAEIEQSDRILRQAFKQLPGGPIIVDDWRIALPPKPEVYGTIEGVMSHFKLVMEGIQVPPGEVYDFTEASNGELGWYLVSDGRGRPYKVHVRAPGFPILSSISHIIEGKMLADLIPTFDTINMIGGEVEQ; via the coding sequence ATGTCGGAACACCCCAAGCCCGAAGACCTCAACCCGGACACCGACGCCTACGCCCATGAGTCCGAGCTGGAGTCCCACCTCCAGACCAAGCGGATGTACATCAACATGGGCCCCTCGCACCCGGCCACGCACGGCACGGTGCGCATGCGCGTCGAGCTGGAAGGCGAGACGATCATCAAGGCGGACCCGGAGATCGGCTTCTTGCACCGCGGCTTCCAGAAGAGCTGCGAGAACGTCACCTGGACCCAGTGCCTGCCGTACACGGACCGGCTGAACTACGTGTCGGCGCTGATGAACAACTTCGGCTTCCTCAACGCCGTGGAGAAGCTCATCGGCCTGGAGATCCCCGAGCGCGCCCAGTACATCCGCGTCATCGGCTCCGAGCTGCACCGCATGCAGGACCACATCACCTCGGTGGGCGCCACCGGCCTGGAGCTGGGCGGCTTCGCCCCGTTCCTCCTGGCGCTGGAGGGCCGCGAGCTCATCATGGACCGGGTGTCCGAGCTGACGGGCGCCCGGCTCACCACCAGCTATGGACGCGTGGGCGGCCTGAACCGCGATCTGCCCGAGGGGTGGATCGAAAAGGTCCTCAAGTCGCTCGACAAGATCCAGGAGGTGATGGTCGAGGTGAAGGCCCTCGTGCTGCGCAACCGCATCTTCGTGGACCGCATGAAGGACACGGGCGTCATCAACGCGGAGGACGCGCTGGACTTCGGCTTCACCGGCCCGGCGCTGCGCGGCTCGGGCGTCGACTACGACGTGCGCAAGGCCAAGCCCTACTGGGTCTATGACCGGTTCGACTTCGACATCCCCGTGGGTGAGAAGGGGGACAACTACGACCGGTTCCTCGTGCGGCTGGCGGAAATCGAACAGTCCGACCGCATCCTGCGCCAGGCGTTCAAGCAGCTGCCCGGCGGCCCCATCATCGTGGACGACTGGCGCATCGCGCTGCCGCCCAAGCCCGAGGTGTACGGCACCATCGAGGGCGTGATGAGCCACTTCAAGCTCGTCATGGAGGGCATCCAGGTCCCGCCGGGCGAGGTCTACGACTTCACCGAGGCGTCCAACGGCGAGCTGGGCTGGTACCTGGTGAGCGATGGGCGCGGCCGGCCCTACAAGGTCCACGTCCGGGCCCCGGGGTTCCCCATCCTCTCGTCCATCTCCCACATCATCGAGGGCAAGATGCTGGCGGACCTCATTCCCACCTTTGACACGATCAACATGATCGGCGGCGAGGTCGAGCAGTGA
- a CDS encoding 2Fe-2S iron-sulfur cluster-binding protein: MSDNDTKKPTGDAQTPPKGAPTDTPAAKIGPEPSNPPAAPKADPAPVAHSSTTGTKPAAPPPPPGPPKPPPPKNPGFVTCTIDGREVVVKPGTNMIEAAKTVGSDIPYYCYHPRLSIAANCRICLVEASNAPKMVPACQTPLAEGQVINTTSAKVKEQRRSVMEFLLLNHPVDCSICDQAGECKLQDYYMKYDYRPSRLEGGKALKNKRKVLGPRVVLDQERCILCTRCVRFMNEVPKEPQLGVFGRGSHERIDVFPGNELSSNYSLNTVDVCPVGALLSRDFRFRARAWFLSATPSVCTGCSRGCNIYADWMSQDTYRYRPRENEAINKSWMCDQGRLSYKSLNLGRALVASVGRRATQAPDTAQPALTRVEAAKAAAQALQPFKGNAKLAVLASPLLSNEDLLAGLSFAKATLGIQDVYVGGRPQGDADHFLMTADKNPNRKGLELIAQGLGLTLKPFEDLTAALRTGKVKALYALGTEVPTGEEAFAQAAAQLEVFVAQALTESALTAQATVLLPASAHIEDEGSFVQQDGIVQRFRKAYPSKGEAVPHWRWVAEISKALGGTQAWTSARDVFRELAPQVAAFASFNWDQASPPDREKPGINPLPSGADGRPAGYREFGTPRVRGI; encoded by the coding sequence GTGAGCGACAACGACACCAAGAAGCCGACGGGCGACGCGCAGACGCCCCCCAAGGGCGCGCCCACGGACACGCCGGCCGCGAAGATTGGCCCCGAGCCGTCCAACCCTCCGGCGGCCCCCAAGGCGGACCCCGCGCCGGTGGCCCACAGCAGCACCACGGGCACCAAGCCCGCGGCGCCCCCGCCCCCGCCCGGCCCGCCCAAGCCTCCGCCCCCCAAGAACCCGGGCTTCGTCACCTGCACCATCGACGGCCGGGAAGTGGTGGTGAAGCCGGGCACCAACATGATCGAGGCGGCCAAGACGGTCGGCTCGGACATCCCCTACTACTGCTACCACCCGCGCCTCTCCATCGCGGCCAACTGCCGCATCTGCCTGGTGGAGGCCTCCAACGCGCCCAAGATGGTGCCGGCGTGCCAGACGCCGCTGGCCGAGGGCCAGGTCATCAACACCACCTCCGCCAAGGTGAAGGAGCAGCGGCGCTCGGTGATGGAGTTCCTGCTGCTCAACCACCCCGTGGACTGCTCCATCTGCGACCAGGCCGGGGAGTGCAAGCTGCAGGACTACTACATGAAGTACGACTACCGCCCCTCGCGGCTGGAGGGCGGCAAGGCGCTGAAGAACAAGCGCAAGGTGCTGGGGCCCCGCGTGGTGCTGGACCAGGAGCGCTGCATCCTGTGCACCCGCTGCGTGCGCTTCATGAACGAGGTGCCCAAGGAGCCGCAGCTGGGCGTGTTCGGCCGCGGCAGCCACGAGCGCATCGATGTCTTCCCGGGCAACGAGCTGTCGAGCAACTACTCGCTCAACACGGTGGACGTGTGCCCCGTGGGCGCACTGCTCAGCCGGGACTTCCGCTTCCGGGCCCGCGCGTGGTTCCTGTCCGCCACGCCCTCGGTGTGCACGGGCTGCTCGCGCGGCTGCAACATCTACGCGGATTGGATGTCCCAGGACACCTACCGCTACCGCCCGCGCGAGAACGAGGCCATCAACAAGAGCTGGATGTGTGACCAGGGCCGGCTCTCGTACAAGTCCCTGAACCTGGGGCGCGCGCTCGTGGCCTCCGTGGGCCGCCGCGCCACCCAGGCGCCGGACACCGCCCAGCCGGCGCTCACGCGCGTGGAGGCGGCCAAGGCCGCGGCCCAGGCGCTCCAGCCCTTCAAGGGCAACGCGAAGCTGGCCGTGCTCGCCTCGCCGCTGCTCTCCAACGAGGACCTGCTGGCGGGCCTGTCCTTCGCCAAGGCCACGCTGGGCATCCAGGACGTGTACGTGGGCGGCCGCCCGCAGGGCGACGCGGACCACTTCCTGATGACGGCCGACAAGAACCCCAACCGCAAGGGCCTGGAGCTGATCGCCCAGGGGCTGGGGCTGACGCTCAAGCCGTTCGAGGACCTGACGGCCGCCCTGCGCACAGGCAAGGTGAAGGCGCTCTACGCGCTGGGCACCGAGGTGCCCACCGGCGAGGAGGCCTTCGCGCAGGCCGCCGCCCAGCTCGAGGTGTTCGTCGCCCAGGCGCTCACCGAGTCGGCCCTCACCGCGCAGGCCACGGTGCTGCTGCCGGCCTCGGCGCACATCGAGGACGAGGGCTCCTTCGTGCAGCAGGACGGCATCGTCCAGCGCTTCCGCAAGGCCTACCCCTCCAAGGGCGAGGCGGTGCCGCACTGGCGCTGGGTCGCGGAGATCAGCAAGGCGCTGGGGGGCACGCAGGCGTGGACCTCCGCGCGCGACGTGTTCCGCGAGCTGGCCCCGCAGGTGGCCGCGTTCGCTTCATTCAACTGGGATCAGGCGTCCCCGCCGGACCGCGAGAAGCCGGGCATCAACCCGCTGCCCAGCGGCGCCGACGGCCGTCCTGCGGGCTACCGCGAGTTCGGCACTCCCCGCGTGCGAGGGATTTAA
- a CDS encoding complex I subunit 1/NuoH family protein, with amino-acid sequence MKRIITVLSGMGLIVFACAAVTAVAYVVGALAEEHLFTGASRLTNILFLMVTFVMIIATLLTVAERKWSALIQDRIGPNRARINLPGLRNAPLAGIPHLVADAVKMLTKEDFMPALASSFLYKLGPVLAMGSVVALFAVVPAGPSITLWGHRVDMVVSTPDFGLLYLLAIASLAVYGTSLAGWASNNKFALLGSVRASSQMISYEVALGLSLVGLIMAFSTVQLPALVGTLAAETGTSTGQARYLWQFTGADGGFDFGLPAWGFLLQPMGFLGFFAASFAETKRAPFDAPEGDSEIIGYFVEYSGMKFGLFMISEFIEVVILAGVTAVLFFGGWNLPFGGEWLATQLKDAPLLYGTLLGTVFWLKVIGLIFVQMVIRWTFPRFRYDQIQTLGWKILLPMGLVNVFATGALVLWDPSLRYLALFGFLQIAAVLALTFSTGDEPQASHGAGHGALGHGNTPGGLPTGAHGHALPAHGRVAESLDAKAPVAASVSSSH; translated from the coding sequence ATGAAGCGCATCATCACCGTTCTGTCTGGCATGGGGTTGATCGTCTTCGCGTGCGCCGCGGTCACCGCCGTGGCGTACGTGGTGGGCGCGCTCGCCGAGGAGCACCTGTTCACGGGCGCCAGCCGCCTGACGAACATCCTCTTCCTGATGGTCACCTTCGTGATGATCATCGCCACGCTGCTCACCGTGGCCGAGCGCAAGTGGAGCGCGCTCATCCAGGACCGCATCGGCCCCAACCGCGCGCGCATCAACCTGCCGGGCCTGCGCAACGCCCCGCTGGCCGGCATCCCGCACCTGGTGGCCGACGCGGTGAAGATGCTGACCAAGGAGGACTTCATGCCGGCCCTGGCCAGCTCGTTCCTCTACAAGCTGGGCCCGGTGCTGGCCATGGGCTCGGTGGTGGCGCTGTTCGCCGTCGTCCCCGCGGGCCCCTCCATCACCCTGTGGGGCCACCGCGTGGACATGGTGGTGAGCACCCCGGACTTCGGCCTGCTCTACCTCCTGGCCATCGCCTCGCTGGCCGTCTACGGCACGTCGCTGGCCGGCTGGGCCTCCAACAACAAGTTCGCGCTGCTGGGCAGCGTGCGCGCCTCCTCGCAGATGATCTCCTACGAGGTCGCCCTCGGCCTGTCGCTGGTGGGGCTCATCATGGCCTTCTCCACCGTGCAGCTGCCGGCCCTCGTCGGCACGCTCGCGGCCGAGACGGGCACGAGCACCGGCCAGGCCCGCTACCTGTGGCAGTTCACCGGCGCCGACGGCGGCTTCGACTTCGGCCTGCCCGCCTGGGGCTTCCTCCTGCAGCCCATGGGCTTCCTCGGCTTCTTCGCGGCCTCGTTCGCGGAGACCAAGCGCGCCCCGTTCGACGCGCCCGAGGGTGACTCGGAGATCATCGGCTACTTCGTCGAGTACTCGGGCATGAAGTTCGGCCTGTTCATGATCTCCGAGTTCATCGAGGTGGTGATTCTGGCGGGCGTCACCGCGGTGCTCTTCTTCGGCGGCTGGAACCTGCCGTTCGGCGGGGAGTGGCTGGCCACGCAGCTGAAGGACGCGCCCTTGCTGTACGGCACCCTGCTGGGCACGGTGTTCTGGCTGAAGGTGATTGGCCTCATCTTCGTGCAGATGGTGATCCGCTGGACGTTCCCGCGCTTCCGCTACGATCAGATCCAGACGCTGGGCTGGAAGATCCTCCTGCCCATGGGCCTGGTGAACGTCTTCGCCACGGGCGCCCTCGTGCTGTGGGATCCGTCCCTGCGCTACCTGGCCCTCTTCGGGTTCCTGCAGATCGCCGCGGTGCTGGCCCTCACGTTCTCCACGGGTGACGAGCCGCAGGCCTCGCACGGCGCGGGCCACGGCGCCCTGGGCCACGGGAACACCCCGGGTGGGCTGCCCACGGGGGCGCACGGGCATGCCCTGCCGGCGCACGGCCGTGTCGCCGAGTCCCTGGACGCCAAGGCCCCGGTGGCGGCGTCCGTCTCCTCCTCGCATTAG
- a CDS encoding NuoI/complex I 23 kDa subunit family protein, whose translation MAYKVSQDPRTDIRERSYVPELLRGLAITTKHFFRNLFGTRDTNTEVVDRTGTSLVTTVSYPEEKPVYPPGYRGLHRLVPREDGKPRCVACYMCATICPAQCIYIEAGEYAPESDESQSRVIEKYPTQFVIDELRCIVCGLCVEACPKDAIRMDTYEHTKPEYNRQGFVFDIPKLLKGPAVSHPSDPWNKRDSSKEPHHAHKEAHTRIGEGLVQLKTPHSVGAGHEPAKLASGEGVAPNPPAHK comes from the coding sequence ATGGCCTACAAGGTAAGCCAAGATCCCCGCACGGACATCCGCGAGCGGAGCTACGTCCCCGAGCTGCTGCGCGGGCTGGCGATCACCACCAAGCACTTCTTCCGCAACCTCTTCGGCACCCGGGACACGAACACCGAGGTCGTCGACCGCACGGGCACCAGCCTCGTCACCACCGTGTCGTACCCGGAAGAGAAGCCCGTCTATCCGCCGGGCTACCGGGGGCTCCACCGGCTGGTTCCCCGCGAGGATGGCAAGCCGCGGTGCGTGGCCTGCTACATGTGCGCCACCATCTGCCCGGCCCAGTGCATCTACATCGAGGCGGGCGAGTACGCGCCGGAGTCGGACGAGAGCCAGTCGCGCGTCATCGAGAAGTACCCCACCCAGTTCGTCATCGACGAGCTGCGCTGCATCGTCTGCGGCCTGTGCGTGGAGGCGTGCCCCAAGGACGCCATCCGCATGGACACGTACGAGCACACCAAGCCCGAGTACAACCGCCAGGGTTTCGTCTTCGACATTCCCAAGCTGCTCAAGGGCCCCGCCGTGTCGCACCCGTCGGATCCCTGGAACAAGCGCGACAGCTCGAAGGAGCCCCACCACGCGCACAAGGAAGCCCACACGCGCATCGGCGAGGGCCTCGTGCAGCTCAAGACGCCCCACTCCGTGGGTGCGGGTCACGAGCCCGCGAAACTCGCCAGCGGTGAAGGGGTCGCGCCGAACCCGCCTGCTCACAAGTAG
- a CDS encoding (2Fe-2S) ferredoxin domain-containing protein codes for MKRYRLSVCKGMDCKANGSNAVFAAAQEELASRGLAPRCEAYRGGCYGFCHMGPNVVIREDTGRKKDPLSPEDYQLMGWPGEVYYSRMTPERMRRVVAEHIAQDAPVRDFYGDPDEGP; via the coding sequence ATGAAGCGCTACCGTTTGTCCGTGTGCAAAGGCATGGACTGCAAGGCCAACGGATCCAACGCCGTCTTCGCCGCCGCCCAGGAAGAGCTCGCCAGCCGCGGCCTCGCGCCCCGCTGTGAAGCGTACCGGGGCGGTTGCTACGGCTTCTGCCACATGGGCCCCAACGTCGTCATCCGCGAGGACACGGGCCGCAAGAAGGACCCCCTGTCCCCCGAGGACTACCAGCTCATGGGCTGGCCGGGCGAGGTCTACTACTCGCGCATGACGCCCGAGCGGATGCGCCGCGTCGTCGCCGAGCACATCGCGCAGGATGCGCCCGTCCGGGATTTCTACGGAGACCCGGACGAGGGCCCCTGA
- a CDS encoding adenylate/guanylate cyclase domain-containing protein, which produces MRNPLFQSSGRRFLKRLGFALVQAVLVGGLVGSLLYFRVPRTQLEEEGASPTLIAYLSEWVEAPERSTYDVRVRVLGEWLQRQRRREPKGQDRVVVVTVDDDTLANARQSEYPGLASYPWPREITGGMTQRLIQEGASAVLLDMRFPELSPRTCELPRAGKEASGDDDAAFRKLLDQTPGRSALAFSWSVPRASPPSLRLWPYRVRVGAPVALPEAHALAQRVLAAQRPTFLLPEGERMAVWAGVEDERDGQLFAAQLGLPPTKVEERSARDDDHRFTALDLFVSLAEVEVEGLDASRLLQVRNLRHPVAPLLSPSILYGAATALPDPDGVVRGLLHLVSYAPREGVRHVLPSLPLAAAMQQAGTRKLRYANGLLHVGDAYAIPMDETGFSLMRWETGDVGRSAGASVFRTLRAWNILSNLFETANGRPPRADHDLEGRAVVLTHTSSYATDYKPTPIGKLTPGGAMLAQSLDNILQSRGILRAPPDLDLMLTVGMAFLGAAISFFFSNTFRSGFGATVFFSVAVLAGLGYGAAAGYVFVTQGLWIAVVGPLAAMGATFLFTTLYAVRTERELREFVNHALGRYVSPEVARLVTRDLTLLVRPERRQVSAYFSAIEGFTRLSEQMPPEQLVQFLNEYFTEMTVAVRSTGGQVDKYIGDGLMTFWGAPVRTDRHAHLACEAAMKMHAVLKERQPHWQKTYGHRIQLRAGINSGEAVVGDMGSELKSNYTVMGRAVNLASRLEGANKAYGTSVLVGEDTAQLASDAYVFREVDRVLAPGSTEPTRIHELLGRRGQIAPRVQELLGVYEQALTAYHQRRFDEALALFERGETEYQDPVSAVYAGRCRRFQVAAPAEDWNGVYALQEP; this is translated from the coding sequence GTGCGAAACCCTCTCTTCCAGTCCTCCGGCCGCCGCTTCCTCAAGCGCCTGGGGTTCGCGCTCGTGCAGGCCGTCCTCGTGGGCGGACTGGTGGGCTCGCTCCTGTACTTCCGGGTGCCGCGCACCCAGCTCGAGGAGGAGGGCGCGTCCCCGACGCTGATCGCCTACCTGTCCGAGTGGGTCGAGGCGCCCGAGCGCTCCACCTACGATGTCCGCGTGCGGGTGCTGGGCGAGTGGCTCCAGCGCCAGCGGCGGCGGGAGCCGAAGGGCCAGGACCGCGTGGTGGTGGTGACCGTGGACGACGACACGCTCGCCAACGCCCGCCAGAGCGAGTACCCGGGGCTGGCCTCCTACCCCTGGCCCCGGGAAATCACCGGAGGTATGACGCAGCGGCTCATCCAGGAGGGCGCCTCGGCGGTCCTGCTCGACATGCGCTTTCCGGAGCTGAGCCCCCGCACGTGCGAGCTTCCCCGGGCCGGGAAGGAGGCCAGCGGCGATGACGACGCGGCCTTCCGCAAGCTGCTGGACCAGACCCCGGGGCGCTCCGCGCTCGCCTTCTCCTGGTCCGTGCCCCGCGCGAGCCCTCCCTCGCTCCGGCTGTGGCCCTACCGGGTGCGCGTGGGGGCCCCCGTGGCACTGCCCGAAGCGCACGCCCTGGCGCAGCGGGTGCTCGCCGCGCAGCGCCCCACGTTCCTCCTGCCCGAGGGCGAGCGGATGGCGGTGTGGGCAGGCGTGGAGGATGAGCGGGACGGGCAGCTGTTCGCCGCGCAGCTCGGCCTGCCCCCCACGAAGGTGGAGGAGCGCAGCGCGCGGGACGATGACCACCGCTTCACCGCGCTGGATCTCTTCGTCTCCCTGGCCGAAGTCGAGGTGGAGGGGCTGGACGCCTCCCGGCTGCTGCAGGTGCGCAACCTCCGGCACCCGGTGGCGCCCCTGCTGAGCCCCTCCATCCTCTATGGCGCGGCCACGGCGCTGCCGGACCCTGATGGCGTGGTCCGGGGCCTGCTCCACCTCGTCAGCTACGCGCCCCGGGAGGGCGTGCGTCATGTGCTGCCCTCGCTGCCCCTGGCCGCGGCGATGCAGCAGGCGGGCACCCGGAAGCTGCGCTACGCGAACGGCCTGCTCCACGTGGGGGACGCCTACGCGATTCCCATGGACGAGACGGGCTTCAGCCTCATGCGCTGGGAGACGGGGGACGTGGGCCGCTCGGCGGGGGCCTCGGTGTTCCGCACCCTGCGCGCCTGGAACATCCTGTCCAACCTCTTCGAGACCGCCAACGGCCGGCCGCCCCGCGCGGACCATGATCTCGAGGGCCGGGCCGTCGTCCTCACCCACACGTCCTCGTACGCCACGGACTACAAGCCCACCCCCATCGGGAAGCTGACGCCCGGGGGCGCCATGCTGGCTCAGTCGCTCGACAACATCCTCCAGTCCCGGGGCATCCTCCGCGCCCCGCCGGATCTGGACCTGATGCTGACGGTGGGCATGGCCTTCCTGGGCGCGGCGATCTCCTTCTTCTTCAGCAACACCTTCCGCTCGGGCTTCGGCGCCACGGTGTTCTTCTCCGTCGCGGTGCTGGCGGGGCTGGGCTACGGCGCGGCGGCGGGCTACGTCTTCGTGACGCAGGGCCTGTGGATCGCCGTGGTGGGGCCGCTGGCGGCCATGGGCGCCACGTTCCTGTTCACCACCCTGTACGCGGTGCGCACCGAGCGCGAGCTGCGGGAGTTCGTCAACCACGCCCTGGGCCGCTACGTGAGCCCGGAGGTGGCGCGGCTCGTCACCCGGGATTTGACGCTGCTCGTGCGCCCCGAGCGCCGGCAGGTGTCCGCGTACTTCTCCGCCATCGAGGGCTTCACGCGGCTGTCCGAGCAGATGCCGCCCGAGCAGCTCGTCCAGTTCCTCAACGAGTACTTCACGGAGATGACGGTGGCGGTGCGCTCCACCGGCGGCCAGGTGGACAAGTACATCGGCGATGGGCTGATGACGTTCTGGGGCGCGCCCGTGCGCACGGACCGGCACGCGCACCTGGCCTGCGAGGCCGCGATGAAGATGCACGCCGTGCTGAAGGAGCGCCAGCCGCACTGGCAGAAGACCTACGGCCACCGCATCCAGCTGCGCGCCGGTATCAACAGCGGCGAGGCCGTGGTGGGGGACATGGGCAGCGAGCTCAAGTCGAACTACACGGTGATGGGCCGGGCGGTGAACCTGGCCTCACGCCTGGAGGGCGCCAACAAGGCCTATGGCACCTCGGTGCTCGTGGGCGAGGACACCGCGCAGCTCGCCAGCGACGCCTACGTCTTCCGCGAGGTGGACCGGGTGCTCGCGCCGGGCAGCACCGAGCCCACGCGCATTCACGAGCTGCTCGGCCGCCGTGGGCAGATCGCCCCCCGTGTGCAGGAGCTGCTGGGCGTGTACGAGCAGGCCCTCACGGCCTACCACCAGCGGCGCTTCGACGAGGCGCTGGCCCTGTTCGAGCGGGGTGAAACCGAGTACCAGGATCCCGTCTCCGCCGTGTACGCGGGAAGGTGCCGCCGCTTCCAGGTGGCCGCGCCGGCGGAGGACTGGAACGGCGTGTACGCGCTGCAGGAGCCGTGA
- a CDS encoding glutathione S-transferase family protein: MTITITAFERSPDRGRGLARDMRVRWALEEVGQPYDVRLLSFDAMKEPAHKALHPFGQIPTYEEGELVLFESGAIVFHIAERHAGLLPEDANGRARAIAWMFAALNTVEPPIFDRSLVMILERDQPWYEHRLRALDDIIRKRLDDLSARLGNAGWLDGAFSAADILMVTVLRRLQGAGILEAYPNLAAYVARAEARPAYRRAFAAQRAVFDAAPPAG, from the coding sequence ATGACCATCACCATCACCGCCTTTGAGCGCTCGCCCGATCGCGGCAGGGGACTGGCGCGGGACATGCGGGTGCGCTGGGCGCTGGAAGAAGTGGGCCAGCCCTACGACGTCCGTCTGCTGTCGTTCGATGCGATGAAGGAGCCCGCGCACAAGGCGCTGCATCCGTTCGGTCAGATCCCGACCTATGAGGAGGGCGAGCTCGTCCTGTTCGAGTCCGGTGCGATTGTCTTCCACATCGCGGAGCGCCATGCCGGCCTGCTGCCGGAAGATGCGAATGGCCGCGCGCGCGCGATCGCGTGGATGTTCGCGGCGCTCAACACGGTCGAGCCGCCGATCTTCGACCGCAGTCTGGTGATGATTCTCGAGCGCGACCAGCCCTGGTACGAGCATCGGCTGCGCGCGCTGGACGACATCATCCGGAAACGGCTGGACGATCTCTCCGCGCGCCTCGGTAACGCCGGCTGGCTCGACGGCGCCTTCAGCGCGGCCGACATTCTCATGGTGACGGTCCTGCGCAGGCTGCAGGGGGCGGGCATTCTCGAGGCGTATCCGAACCTCGCCGCCTATGTCGCCCGCGCCGAGGCGCGCCCGGCCTACAGGCGTGCGTTCGCTGCGCAGCGGGCGGTGTTTGACGCGGCCCCGCCTGCCGGGTGA
- a CDS encoding YtxH domain-containing protein → MFTARDLKKLEKDDLLNLIGLETRKDTADYLLPALGAFTVGVLLGVGVGVLLAPKPGQELRTDLRNRFQSGQDAVSGAVGRVTEGVTRNA, encoded by the coding sequence ATGTTCACCGCCAGAGACCTCAAGAAGCTCGAGAAGGATGACCTGCTCAACCTCATCGGGCTCGAGACCCGCAAGGACACCGCGGACTACCTGCTGCCCGCGCTGGGCGCCTTCACCGTGGGCGTGCTGCTCGGCGTCGGCGTGGGCGTGCTGCTGGCCCCCAAGCCGGGCCAGGAGCTGCGCACGGACCTGCGCAACCGGTTCCAGAGCGGCCAGGACGCGGTCTCCGGCGCGGTGGGCCGCGTGACCGAGGGCGTCACCCGCAACGCCTGA
- a CDS encoding DUF3618 domain-containing protein, which yields MPSNGPPKTEPRSPEALRAEIERTRAELSTSVTALREEVAAAVDWREWVRTHPLAAVGAAFTLGFLLGQRR from the coding sequence ATGCCCAGTAATGGTCCTCCCAAGACCGAGCCTCGTAGCCCCGAAGCCCTGCGCGCCGAGATCGAGCGCACCCGGGCCGAACTGTCCACCTCCGTGACCGCGCTGCGCGAAGAGGTGGCCGCCGCCGTGGACTGGCGCGAGTGGGTGCGCACCCATCCGCTGGCGGCCGTGGGAGCGGCCTTCACGCTCGGCTTCCTGCTTGGCCAGCGCCGCTGA
- a CDS encoding phage holin family protein, whose protein sequence is MNVGSEQTDRGISALVGRMADGFSRLVSQHLTLARMEMAEDAKAMGKDVARIAAFVPFILVGYLFVCGALAAVLARWLGVAGALVTVGVLNLIGGGIGIHRAISRLQGRQVMDDSAQELSRSVAALGGPGTQDTEPSPAAASRPMLKETPHAQ, encoded by the coding sequence ATGAACGTGGGCTCGGAACAGACGGACCGCGGCATTTCCGCCCTCGTGGGGCGGATGGCCGATGGGTTCAGCCGCCTGGTGTCCCAGCACCTCACGTTGGCGCGCATGGAGATGGCGGAGGACGCCAAGGCCATGGGCAAGGACGTGGCCCGCATCGCCGCGTTCGTGCCCTTCATCCTCGTGGGCTACCTCTTCGTCTGTGGCGCCCTCGCCGCGGTGCTCGCCCGATGGTTGGGCGTGGCCGGGGCGCTGGTGACGGTGGGCGTCCTCAACCTCATTGGCGGGGGCATCGGCATTCACCGGGCCATCTCCCGCCTCCAGGGCCGGCAGGTCATGGATGACAGTGCTCAGGAACTCTCTCGCAGTGTGGCGGCGCTCGGTGGGCCCGGCACCCAGGACACCGAGCCCTCGCCTGCGGCGGCGTCTCGACCCATGTTGAAGGAAACTCCGCATGCCCAGTAA